In Gambusia affinis linkage group LG06, SWU_Gaff_1.0, whole genome shotgun sequence, one DNA window encodes the following:
- the LOC122832306 gene encoding uncharacterized protein LOC122832306, whose amino-acid sequence MDAFILRVISCLCIFQGGVFSEECSQGVFGKRETFFVPAGGSLSLSCVVQHCGGNWTGNWKRENLTTSATVENSARHSFTIDPVSANRSQLHLKILSVRQSDEGLYKCNVKWRDGSHDVSHWMQVNVTKGVAFERKLLHRVLVCTGAFLCLPVILGLARCLSSEVKQQQQPHPITEVLLADGHNDRSHQPPQPPPRRPVPKKRTAPPHKAPSPSQQKPELLYAHISQDALRNQKAQRETVQPTVYSSVRFS is encoded by the exons aTGGATGCGTTTATCTTGCGTGTGATCAGCTGTCTGTGTATCTTTCAGGGAG gtgttttttcTGAAGAATGCAGTCAGGGTGTATTCGGAAAACGTGAGACATTCTTCGTGCCTGCAGGGGGCAGTTTGTCTCTGTCCTGTGTGGTTCAACACTGTGGAGGAAACTGGACAGGGAACTGGAAAAGGGAAAATCTCACAACTTCAGCCACTGTTGAAAACAGCGCAAGGCACAGTTTCACCATTGACCCAGTCAGTGCCAATCGAAGCCAACTACATTTAAAGATTTTGAGTGTTAGACAGTCAGATGAAGGGCTTTACAAATGCAATGTGAAATGGAGGGATGGAAGCCATGATGTAAGCCATTGGATGCAAGTGAATGTCACAAAAG GTGTTGCCTTTGAGAGAAAACTCTTACACAGGGTTCTGGTCTGCACTGGcgcttttctttgtcttcctgTCATTTTGGGATTGGCTCGCTGCCTGAGTTCAGAGGTCAAGCAACAGCAACAGCCACATCCCATCACAGAGGTCTTACTTGCAGATGGACATAATGATAGATCACATCAGCCTCCACAGCCTCCACCCCGACGCCCAGTGCCAAAGAAACGCACTGCTCCTCCTCACAAAG CTCCCTCACCATCCCAGCAAAAGCCAGAG TTATTGTACGCACACATTTCTCAAGATGCCCTGAGGAATCAAAAGGCTCAGAGAGAGACAGTTCAACCTACTGTCTACTCATCTGTCAGGTTTTCATGA
- the LOC122832304 gene encoding rap1 GTPase-activating protein 2-like isoform X5, whose protein sequence is MLRRRRSATFSGFGWIDKSTLSALKGRKQELLNISNVPLGECPPSPPRTAPPSMKSADFFDMLEKMQVPKAEDTKRWKDDYIPYPRIEDVLEKGGPYPQVILPQFGGYWIEDTEAPAGTPSSSESSFCEEEDGDEGMSPGGAHSYRLECNSTARAYRKHFLGKEHMNYYCTGSSIGNLIMSLKHEEAQGQEFLHIMLRSRTKTVHDRISLAGISQLPSVPQIAKLLCDDATGLRFSPVLYPRGSQLIVAYDEHEVNNTFKFGVIYQKFGQTSEEELFGNNEETPAFKEFLSILGDNIELQDFKGFRGGLDVSHGQTGSESVYTVFRHREIMFHVSTKLPFTEGDVQQLQRKRHIGNDIVAAVFQEESTPFVPDMIASNFLHAYVLVQVENPCTDHTIYKVSVTAREDVPPFGPPLPNPAVFKKGPEFREFLLTKLINAENACYKSDKFAKLEGRTRAALLDNLHDELHRQSQAVLGLGQVGEEDKLENGGHGGLLESFKRAMRVRSHSMETVVGSHRHRSPGVAGGVPASLSGGGLPQSTSECTKSTFTPPVLSAKSPLKSPVKRRSGLFPRLHSSTDAPSDKHTRSDHKPAEICPHSHEVRSETSSNPSSPEICPNKERPFIKHKECSSGSSCRPNISRSSSSTSSFSSTTGETEALEELETVSHPSITSTSAFSPALSIDSQGSGTPVIMCRSPTDGKGKTSPRSSLKFRFDKMSHSSTASE, encoded by the exons GTCCCCAAAGCTGAAGACACCAAAAGATGGAAG GATGACTACATCCCCTACCCACGGATAGAAGAT GTCCTGGAGAAAGGCGGTCCATACCCCCAGGTGATCCTGCCCCAGTTTGGGGGTTACTGGATCGAAGATACAGAGGCACCAGCAGGAACCCCTTCCTCCTCTGAGTCCAGTTtctgtgaggaagaggatggagATGAGGGCATGAGCCCAGGCGGGGCGCATAGCTACCGCCTGGAGTGTAACAGCACAGCTCGAGCCTACCGCAAACACTTCCTTGGCAAG GAGCACATGAACTACTACTGCACGGGCAGCAGCATAGGCAACCTCATCATGTCTCTGAAACACGAGGAGGCTCAGGGCCAGGAGTTTCTGCACATCATGCTCAG atcTCGGACCAAGACAGTTCATGACAGAATCTCTTTAGCTGGCATCAGTCAGCTGCCCAGTGTGCCTCAGATTGCAAAg ctgctgtgtgaCGATGCCACAGGACTGAGGTTCAGCCCAGTTCTCTACCCTCGG GGATCCCAGCTGATAGTGGCGTATGACGAACATGAGGTGAACAACACGTTCAAATTCGGAGTCATCTACCAGAAATTTGGACAG ACATCAGAGGAAGAGTTGTTTGGAAACAATGAGGAGACGCCCGCTTTCAAGGAGTTCCTGAGCATCTTAGGAGACAACATTGAGCTCCAGGATTTTAAAGG GTTCCGCGGTGGACTGGACGTTTCTCATGGGCAGACGGGATCTGAATCCGTCTACACTGTCTTCAGACACAGAGAGATTATGTTCCATGTATCAACTAAGCTTCCCTTCACCGAGGGTGACGTGCAGCAG CTCCAAAGGAAAAGACACATTGGAAATGATATTGTGGCCGCGGTCTTCCAGGAAGAGTCCACACCGTTTGTCCCAGACATGATCGCCTCCAACTTCCTGCATGCCTACGTTCTGGTGCAGGTTGAGAACCCCTGTACAGATCACACCATCTATAAG GTGTCTGTTACAGCAAGAGAAGACGTTCCTCCTTTTGGGCCTCCTCTCCCAAACCCGGCCGTCTTCAAGAAG GGTCCTGAGTTCCGAGAATTCCTGCTAACAAAGCTGATCAATGCCGAGAACGCCTGCTACAAATCCGACAAATTTGCCAAACTGGAG GGACGCACACGAGCCGCCCTGCTAGACAACCTGCATGACGAGCTGCACAGACAGAGCCAGGCGGTGCTGGGACTCGGGCAGGTGGGGGAGGAGGATAAGCTGGAGAACGGAGGACATGGGGGTCTGCTGGAATCGTTCAAG AGGGCCATGCGCGTCAGGAGCCATTCCATGGAGACCGTGGTGGGTTCTCATCGTCACCGGAGCCCCGGGGTGGCAGGTGGGGTCCCTGCCAGCCTCAGTGGCGGGGGATTGCCACAAAGCACCAGTGAATGCACAAAGAGCACCTTCACT CCTCCTGTTCTGTCAGCCAAATCTCCTTTAAAGAGCCCAGTGAAACGGCGCTCAGGCCTCTTCCCACGTCTCCATTCCAGCACAGACGCTCCatcagacaaacacacacgcag TGATCATAAACCAGCAGAGATCTGCCCGCATTCCCATGAGGTGAGGTCAGAGACATCATCCAATCCCAGCTCACCTGAGATCTGCCCCAACAAAGAAAG GCCTTTCATTAAGCACAAGGagtgcagcagcggcagcagctgcaggccCAACATCTCTCGCTCTTCGTCTAgcaccagcagcttcagcagcaccACGGGGGAAACAgaagctctggaggagctggagaca GTCAGTCATCCGTCCATCACATCCACCTCTGCCTTCAGTCCCGCCCTGAGCATCGACAGCCAGGGATCGGGTACGCCTGTCATCATGTGTCGCAGTCCAACAG ATGGAAAAGGGAAAACATCACCCAGGTCAAGTTTGAAGTTCCGCTTTGACAAAATGAGCCACTCATCCACAGCT TCTGAGTAG
- the LOC122832304 gene encoding rap1 GTPase-activating protein 2-like isoform X6 — protein sequence MRTHGKKTSGDVSSPVTSADFFDMLEKMQVPKAEDTKRWKDDYIPYPRIEDVLEKGGPYPQVILPQFGGYWIEDTEAPAGTPSSSESSFCEEEDGDEGMSPGGAHSYRLECNSTARAYRKHFLGKEHMNYYCTGSSIGNLIMSLKHEEAQGQEFLHIMLRSRTKTVHDRISLAGISQLPSVPQIAKLLCDDATGLRFSPVLYPRGSQLIVAYDEHEVNNTFKFGVIYQKFGQTSEEELFGNNEETPAFKEFLSILGDNIELQDFKGFRGGLDVSHGQTGSESVYTVFRHREIMFHVSTKLPFTEGDVQQLQRKRHIGNDIVAAVFQEESTPFVPDMIASNFLHAYVLVQVENPCTDHTIYKVSVTAREDVPPFGPPLPNPAVFKKGPEFREFLLTKLINAENACYKSDKFAKLEGRTRAALLDNLHDELHRQSQAVLGLGQVGEEDKLENGGHGGLLESFKRAMRVRSHSMETVVGSHRHRSPGVAGGVPASLSGGGLPQSTSECTKSTFTPPVLSAKSPLKSPVKRRSGLFPRLHSSTDAPSDKHTRSDHKPAEICPHSHEVRSETSSNPSSPEICPNKERPFIKHKECSSGSSCRPNISRSSSSTSSFSSTTGETEALEELETVSHPSITSTSAFSPALSIDSQGSGTPVIMCRSPTDGKGKTSPRSSLKFRFDKMSHSSTASE from the exons GTCCCCAAAGCTGAAGACACCAAAAGATGGAAG GATGACTACATCCCCTACCCACGGATAGAAGAT GTCCTGGAGAAAGGCGGTCCATACCCCCAGGTGATCCTGCCCCAGTTTGGGGGTTACTGGATCGAAGATACAGAGGCACCAGCAGGAACCCCTTCCTCCTCTGAGTCCAGTTtctgtgaggaagaggatggagATGAGGGCATGAGCCCAGGCGGGGCGCATAGCTACCGCCTGGAGTGTAACAGCACAGCTCGAGCCTACCGCAAACACTTCCTTGGCAAG GAGCACATGAACTACTACTGCACGGGCAGCAGCATAGGCAACCTCATCATGTCTCTGAAACACGAGGAGGCTCAGGGCCAGGAGTTTCTGCACATCATGCTCAG atcTCGGACCAAGACAGTTCATGACAGAATCTCTTTAGCTGGCATCAGTCAGCTGCCCAGTGTGCCTCAGATTGCAAAg ctgctgtgtgaCGATGCCACAGGACTGAGGTTCAGCCCAGTTCTCTACCCTCGG GGATCCCAGCTGATAGTGGCGTATGACGAACATGAGGTGAACAACACGTTCAAATTCGGAGTCATCTACCAGAAATTTGGACAG ACATCAGAGGAAGAGTTGTTTGGAAACAATGAGGAGACGCCCGCTTTCAAGGAGTTCCTGAGCATCTTAGGAGACAACATTGAGCTCCAGGATTTTAAAGG GTTCCGCGGTGGACTGGACGTTTCTCATGGGCAGACGGGATCTGAATCCGTCTACACTGTCTTCAGACACAGAGAGATTATGTTCCATGTATCAACTAAGCTTCCCTTCACCGAGGGTGACGTGCAGCAG CTCCAAAGGAAAAGACACATTGGAAATGATATTGTGGCCGCGGTCTTCCAGGAAGAGTCCACACCGTTTGTCCCAGACATGATCGCCTCCAACTTCCTGCATGCCTACGTTCTGGTGCAGGTTGAGAACCCCTGTACAGATCACACCATCTATAAG GTGTCTGTTACAGCAAGAGAAGACGTTCCTCCTTTTGGGCCTCCTCTCCCAAACCCGGCCGTCTTCAAGAAG GGTCCTGAGTTCCGAGAATTCCTGCTAACAAAGCTGATCAATGCCGAGAACGCCTGCTACAAATCCGACAAATTTGCCAAACTGGAG GGACGCACACGAGCCGCCCTGCTAGACAACCTGCATGACGAGCTGCACAGACAGAGCCAGGCGGTGCTGGGACTCGGGCAGGTGGGGGAGGAGGATAAGCTGGAGAACGGAGGACATGGGGGTCTGCTGGAATCGTTCAAG AGGGCCATGCGCGTCAGGAGCCATTCCATGGAGACCGTGGTGGGTTCTCATCGTCACCGGAGCCCCGGGGTGGCAGGTGGGGTCCCTGCCAGCCTCAGTGGCGGGGGATTGCCACAAAGCACCAGTGAATGCACAAAGAGCACCTTCACT CCTCCTGTTCTGTCAGCCAAATCTCCTTTAAAGAGCCCAGTGAAACGGCGCTCAGGCCTCTTCCCACGTCTCCATTCCAGCACAGACGCTCCatcagacaaacacacacgcag TGATCATAAACCAGCAGAGATCTGCCCGCATTCCCATGAGGTGAGGTCAGAGACATCATCCAATCCCAGCTCACCTGAGATCTGCCCCAACAAAGAAAG GCCTTTCATTAAGCACAAGGagtgcagcagcggcagcagctgcaggccCAACATCTCTCGCTCTTCGTCTAgcaccagcagcttcagcagcaccACGGGGGAAACAgaagctctggaggagctggagaca GTCAGTCATCCGTCCATCACATCCACCTCTGCCTTCAGTCCCGCCCTGAGCATCGACAGCCAGGGATCGGGTACGCCTGTCATCATGTGTCGCAGTCCAACAG ATGGAAAAGGGAAAACATCACCCAGGTCAAGTTTGAAGTTCCGCTTTGACAAAATGAGCCACTCATCCACAGCT TCTGAGTAG
- the LOC122832304 gene encoding rap1 GTPase-activating protein 2-like isoform X8 has product MLEKMQDDYIPYPRIEDVLEKGGPYPQVILPQFGGYWIEDTEAPAGTPSSSESSFCEEEDGDEGMSPGGAHSYRLECNSTARAYRKHFLGKEHMNYYCTGSSIGNLIMSLKHEEAQGQEFLHIMLRSRTKTVHDRISLAGISQLPSVPQIAKLLCDDATGLRFSPVLYPRGSQLIVAYDEHEVNNTFKFGVIYQKFGQTSEEELFGNNEETPAFKEFLSILGDNIELQDFKGFRGGLDVSHGQTGSESVYTVFRHREIMFHVSTKLPFTEGDVQQLQRKRHIGNDIVAAVFQEESTPFVPDMIASNFLHAYVLVQVENPCTDHTIYKVSVTAREDVPPFGPPLPNPAVFKKGPEFREFLLTKLINAENACYKSDKFAKLEGRTRAALLDNLHDELHRQSQAVLGLGQVGEEDKLENGGHGGLLESFKRAMRVRSHSMETVVGSHRHRSPGVAGGVPASLSGGGLPQSTSECTKSTFTPPVLSAKSPLKSPVKRRSGLFPRLHSSTDAPSDKHTRSDHKPAEICPHSHEVRSETSSNPSSPEICPNKERPFIKHKECSSGSSCRPNISRSSSSTSSFSSTTGETEALEELETVSHPSITSTSAFSPALSIDSQGSGTPVIMCRSPTDGKGKTSPRSSLKFRFDKMSHSSTASE; this is encoded by the exons GATGACTACATCCCCTACCCACGGATAGAAGAT GTCCTGGAGAAAGGCGGTCCATACCCCCAGGTGATCCTGCCCCAGTTTGGGGGTTACTGGATCGAAGATACAGAGGCACCAGCAGGAACCCCTTCCTCCTCTGAGTCCAGTTtctgtgaggaagaggatggagATGAGGGCATGAGCCCAGGCGGGGCGCATAGCTACCGCCTGGAGTGTAACAGCACAGCTCGAGCCTACCGCAAACACTTCCTTGGCAAG GAGCACATGAACTACTACTGCACGGGCAGCAGCATAGGCAACCTCATCATGTCTCTGAAACACGAGGAGGCTCAGGGCCAGGAGTTTCTGCACATCATGCTCAG atcTCGGACCAAGACAGTTCATGACAGAATCTCTTTAGCTGGCATCAGTCAGCTGCCCAGTGTGCCTCAGATTGCAAAg ctgctgtgtgaCGATGCCACAGGACTGAGGTTCAGCCCAGTTCTCTACCCTCGG GGATCCCAGCTGATAGTGGCGTATGACGAACATGAGGTGAACAACACGTTCAAATTCGGAGTCATCTACCAGAAATTTGGACAG ACATCAGAGGAAGAGTTGTTTGGAAACAATGAGGAGACGCCCGCTTTCAAGGAGTTCCTGAGCATCTTAGGAGACAACATTGAGCTCCAGGATTTTAAAGG GTTCCGCGGTGGACTGGACGTTTCTCATGGGCAGACGGGATCTGAATCCGTCTACACTGTCTTCAGACACAGAGAGATTATGTTCCATGTATCAACTAAGCTTCCCTTCACCGAGGGTGACGTGCAGCAG CTCCAAAGGAAAAGACACATTGGAAATGATATTGTGGCCGCGGTCTTCCAGGAAGAGTCCACACCGTTTGTCCCAGACATGATCGCCTCCAACTTCCTGCATGCCTACGTTCTGGTGCAGGTTGAGAACCCCTGTACAGATCACACCATCTATAAG GTGTCTGTTACAGCAAGAGAAGACGTTCCTCCTTTTGGGCCTCCTCTCCCAAACCCGGCCGTCTTCAAGAAG GGTCCTGAGTTCCGAGAATTCCTGCTAACAAAGCTGATCAATGCCGAGAACGCCTGCTACAAATCCGACAAATTTGCCAAACTGGAG GGACGCACACGAGCCGCCCTGCTAGACAACCTGCATGACGAGCTGCACAGACAGAGCCAGGCGGTGCTGGGACTCGGGCAGGTGGGGGAGGAGGATAAGCTGGAGAACGGAGGACATGGGGGTCTGCTGGAATCGTTCAAG AGGGCCATGCGCGTCAGGAGCCATTCCATGGAGACCGTGGTGGGTTCTCATCGTCACCGGAGCCCCGGGGTGGCAGGTGGGGTCCCTGCCAGCCTCAGTGGCGGGGGATTGCCACAAAGCACCAGTGAATGCACAAAGAGCACCTTCACT CCTCCTGTTCTGTCAGCCAAATCTCCTTTAAAGAGCCCAGTGAAACGGCGCTCAGGCCTCTTCCCACGTCTCCATTCCAGCACAGACGCTCCatcagacaaacacacacgcag TGATCATAAACCAGCAGAGATCTGCCCGCATTCCCATGAGGTGAGGTCAGAGACATCATCCAATCCCAGCTCACCTGAGATCTGCCCCAACAAAGAAAG GCCTTTCATTAAGCACAAGGagtgcagcagcggcagcagctgcaggccCAACATCTCTCGCTCTTCGTCTAgcaccagcagcttcagcagcaccACGGGGGAAACAgaagctctggaggagctggagaca GTCAGTCATCCGTCCATCACATCCACCTCTGCCTTCAGTCCCGCCCTGAGCATCGACAGCCAGGGATCGGGTACGCCTGTCATCATGTGTCGCAGTCCAACAG ATGGAAAAGGGAAAACATCACCCAGGTCAAGTTTGAAGTTCCGCTTTGACAAAATGAGCCACTCATCCACAGCT TCTGAGTAG
- the LOC122832304 gene encoding rap1 GTPase-activating protein 2-like isoform X7, producing MRTHGKKTSGDVSSPVTSADFFDMLEKMQDDYIPYPRIEDVLEKGGPYPQVILPQFGGYWIEDTEAPAGTPSSSESSFCEEEDGDEGMSPGGAHSYRLECNSTARAYRKHFLGKEHMNYYCTGSSIGNLIMSLKHEEAQGQEFLHIMLRSRTKTVHDRISLAGISQLPSVPQIAKLLCDDATGLRFSPVLYPRGSQLIVAYDEHEVNNTFKFGVIYQKFGQTSEEELFGNNEETPAFKEFLSILGDNIELQDFKGFRGGLDVSHGQTGSESVYTVFRHREIMFHVSTKLPFTEGDVQQLQRKRHIGNDIVAAVFQEESTPFVPDMIASNFLHAYVLVQVENPCTDHTIYKVSVTAREDVPPFGPPLPNPAVFKKGPEFREFLLTKLINAENACYKSDKFAKLEGRTRAALLDNLHDELHRQSQAVLGLGQVGEEDKLENGGHGGLLESFKRAMRVRSHSMETVVGSHRHRSPGVAGGVPASLSGGGLPQSTSECTKSTFTPPVLSAKSPLKSPVKRRSGLFPRLHSSTDAPSDKHTRSDHKPAEICPHSHEVRSETSSNPSSPEICPNKERPFIKHKECSSGSSCRPNISRSSSSTSSFSSTTGETEALEELETVSHPSITSTSAFSPALSIDSQGSGTPVIMCRSPTDGKGKTSPRSSLKFRFDKMSHSSTASE from the exons GATGACTACATCCCCTACCCACGGATAGAAGAT GTCCTGGAGAAAGGCGGTCCATACCCCCAGGTGATCCTGCCCCAGTTTGGGGGTTACTGGATCGAAGATACAGAGGCACCAGCAGGAACCCCTTCCTCCTCTGAGTCCAGTTtctgtgaggaagaggatggagATGAGGGCATGAGCCCAGGCGGGGCGCATAGCTACCGCCTGGAGTGTAACAGCACAGCTCGAGCCTACCGCAAACACTTCCTTGGCAAG GAGCACATGAACTACTACTGCACGGGCAGCAGCATAGGCAACCTCATCATGTCTCTGAAACACGAGGAGGCTCAGGGCCAGGAGTTTCTGCACATCATGCTCAG atcTCGGACCAAGACAGTTCATGACAGAATCTCTTTAGCTGGCATCAGTCAGCTGCCCAGTGTGCCTCAGATTGCAAAg ctgctgtgtgaCGATGCCACAGGACTGAGGTTCAGCCCAGTTCTCTACCCTCGG GGATCCCAGCTGATAGTGGCGTATGACGAACATGAGGTGAACAACACGTTCAAATTCGGAGTCATCTACCAGAAATTTGGACAG ACATCAGAGGAAGAGTTGTTTGGAAACAATGAGGAGACGCCCGCTTTCAAGGAGTTCCTGAGCATCTTAGGAGACAACATTGAGCTCCAGGATTTTAAAGG GTTCCGCGGTGGACTGGACGTTTCTCATGGGCAGACGGGATCTGAATCCGTCTACACTGTCTTCAGACACAGAGAGATTATGTTCCATGTATCAACTAAGCTTCCCTTCACCGAGGGTGACGTGCAGCAG CTCCAAAGGAAAAGACACATTGGAAATGATATTGTGGCCGCGGTCTTCCAGGAAGAGTCCACACCGTTTGTCCCAGACATGATCGCCTCCAACTTCCTGCATGCCTACGTTCTGGTGCAGGTTGAGAACCCCTGTACAGATCACACCATCTATAAG GTGTCTGTTACAGCAAGAGAAGACGTTCCTCCTTTTGGGCCTCCTCTCCCAAACCCGGCCGTCTTCAAGAAG GGTCCTGAGTTCCGAGAATTCCTGCTAACAAAGCTGATCAATGCCGAGAACGCCTGCTACAAATCCGACAAATTTGCCAAACTGGAG GGACGCACACGAGCCGCCCTGCTAGACAACCTGCATGACGAGCTGCACAGACAGAGCCAGGCGGTGCTGGGACTCGGGCAGGTGGGGGAGGAGGATAAGCTGGAGAACGGAGGACATGGGGGTCTGCTGGAATCGTTCAAG AGGGCCATGCGCGTCAGGAGCCATTCCATGGAGACCGTGGTGGGTTCTCATCGTCACCGGAGCCCCGGGGTGGCAGGTGGGGTCCCTGCCAGCCTCAGTGGCGGGGGATTGCCACAAAGCACCAGTGAATGCACAAAGAGCACCTTCACT CCTCCTGTTCTGTCAGCCAAATCTCCTTTAAAGAGCCCAGTGAAACGGCGCTCAGGCCTCTTCCCACGTCTCCATTCCAGCACAGACGCTCCatcagacaaacacacacgcag TGATCATAAACCAGCAGAGATCTGCCCGCATTCCCATGAGGTGAGGTCAGAGACATCATCCAATCCCAGCTCACCTGAGATCTGCCCCAACAAAGAAAG GCCTTTCATTAAGCACAAGGagtgcagcagcggcagcagctgcaggccCAACATCTCTCGCTCTTCGTCTAgcaccagcagcttcagcagcaccACGGGGGAAACAgaagctctggaggagctggagaca GTCAGTCATCCGTCCATCACATCCACCTCTGCCTTCAGTCCCGCCCTGAGCATCGACAGCCAGGGATCGGGTACGCCTGTCATCATGTGTCGCAGTCCAACAG ATGGAAAAGGGAAAACATCACCCAGGTCAAGTTTGAAGTTCCGCTTTGACAAAATGAGCCACTCATCCACAGCT TCTGAGTAG